The Thiothrix subterranea genome has a segment encoding these proteins:
- the ybeY gene encoding rRNA maturation RNase YbeY, whose translation MSLELDIQNPEAYTTIPAEADLLRWAQAAWSADAEAGVVVRIVNEAESQELNRTYRDKDYSTNVLSFPYDAPPIPEDDDDIEYLGDLIICLPVVEREAAEQGKTATQHWAHLLIHGLLHLQGYDHITDTEAEEMEALETALLLKLGFPDPYH comes from the coding sequence ATGAGCCTAGAACTCGATATTCAAAACCCGGAAGCTTACACAACGATTCCTGCCGAAGCCGATTTATTACGCTGGGCGCAAGCGGCGTGGTCGGCGGATGCGGAAGCCGGTGTGGTGGTGCGCATTGTCAATGAGGCCGAAAGTCAGGAACTCAATCGCACTTATCGTGACAAAGATTACTCGACGAATGTATTGTCGTTTCCTTACGATGCGCCACCGATTCCAGAGGATGACGATGACATCGAATACCTCGGTGATCTGATTATTTGTTTGCCTGTGGTCGAGCGCGAAGCTGCCGAACAGGGCAAAACTGCCACCCAACATTGGGCGCATTTGCTGATACATGGTTTGTTGCATTTACAAGGTTATGACCATATAACGGATACCGAAGCAGAAGAGATGGAAGCGTTAGAAACCGCTTTGCTGCTGAAACTCGGCTTTCCCGACCCTTATCACTAA
- a CDS encoding FIST signal transduction protein gives MQVTLSFFTQATGWHKPLPDVDSSQTLVLVFSPPDGEQYQTAIKHLHTHYPQAVIAGCSTVAGIFNEHLLENAVVVGIIRFETSRLAFTSAELPHADDSFQAGKQIATTLNAPDLKGIFVLTDGLNTNGSALIRGMASVVNETKVTIVGGLASDKMQFVSTWVLDQGQAVSQRVTGVGFYGKELVFTSYARDGFKPFGPERVITRSAGNTLYEIDGRPALQLYKEYLGEHANNLPAMALHFPLAIWNDTKNHYVVRTVVSINETDDSLGFVADIPQGYSTQLMYGSFDNLLDGAETASRSLAERLPPQTPVFALTISCSGRKLVMGDDTDQELEATLDNLPAGSQQLGFYSYGELAPNAFGGRCCLHNETMTLTVMYEGS, from the coding sequence GTGCAAGTGACGCTAAGCTTTTTTACGCAGGCTACAGGCTGGCATAAGCCTTTACCTGACGTTGACTCATCCCAGACATTGGTATTGGTATTCAGCCCTCCCGATGGTGAACAGTACCAAACTGCCATAAAACACCTACATACCCACTATCCACAAGCAGTGATCGCGGGTTGTTCCACTGTTGCCGGTATTTTCAATGAGCATTTGCTCGAAAATGCTGTCGTGGTTGGCATTATTCGCTTTGAAACAAGCCGTCTGGCTTTTACCAGTGCGGAATTACCGCATGCAGACGATTCTTTCCAAGCAGGCAAGCAAATTGCGACCACACTCAATGCACCTGATCTTAAAGGAATTTTTGTTCTAACCGATGGGCTTAACACCAATGGCAGTGCATTAATTCGGGGTATGGCTTCGGTGGTTAATGAAACCAAGGTTACGATTGTCGGCGGTTTAGCCAGCGACAAGATGCAGTTTGTATCCACATGGGTATTAGACCAAGGGCAAGCAGTTTCACAGCGCGTAACAGGTGTCGGCTTTTATGGCAAAGAACTGGTTTTTACCAGCTACGCCCGCGATGGTTTCAAGCCGTTTGGCCCTGAGCGCGTCATTACCCGCTCAGCAGGCAATACCTTGTATGAAATTGATGGGCGTCCGGCCTTACAGCTCTACAAAGAATACCTTGGGGAACACGCTAATAATTTACCCGCCATGGCCTTGCACTTCCCGTTGGCTATTTGGAACGACACCAAAAATCATTACGTGGTGCGTACCGTGGTGTCGATTAATGAAACGGATGATAGCTTAGGGTTTGTCGCCGATATTCCACAGGGCTACAGCACACAATTGATGTACGGCAGTTTTGACAATTTGCTGGATGGCGCGGAAACAGCCTCGCGCAGCTTAGCCGAGCGGCTGCCGCCACAAACTCCCGTCTTTGCGCTGACCATCAGTTGCTCAGGGCGCAAACTCGTCATGGGCGATGATACGGATCAAGAATTAGAAGCCACGCTCGACAATCTTCCCGCCGGTAGTCAACAGCTTGGCTTTTACTCCTACGGTGAATTAGCACCCAATGCATTCGGTGGGCGTTGCTGCCTGCACAATGAAACCATGACCTTAACGGTGATGTATGAAGGAAGTTAA
- a CDS encoding response regulator — MKEVKPLHKRLQKQLKRSGLLQHGLPDDQNKWQHFLHQIDLSYTGTSDAQYLLERSLEVSSQEMRKLYDDLKTETEQRIEALHKSEQKTRFMANMSHELRTPIHGILGSLEIVKDTTLDQRQKLFVDTAYASCEVMLDVINNILDFSKLKAGGIELEIIEFSPRELVENISSIMSTMAQEKNLEVQCYIPENIPERVQGDPARLRQMLMNLVGNAVKFTERGEVYTGLELLEIRDNKAVLRFEVRDTGIGIPLAMQKSVFESFVQVDASINRRYGGTGLGLTIVREFAEMMGGRLGLESVPGQGTTFWFEITVPITENHALGNANYHLEGRRILVVDDNETNRRILENYLQAWKAEAVIVSNGHDALHKLEESITQQRPIDLMLLDWFMPQMDGIALAKTIRSDSRHDQTPIVMLTSYGISLEKQQQAGVQAAVTKPVRSITLRDILLDTLRRHALDYQPKPTAAPAPAFPNIVLKSVTSFPPAILLAEDNSVNALIAVTMLEKLDIHVDHVTTGKSALKALRNRPYQLVLMDINMPEMDGYTATRYIRKWQKEGIIKQHIPVIAMTANALKGDRERCLKMGMDDYLAKPVKQDELLKVVEQWLQRD; from the coding sequence ATGAAGGAAGTTAAACCCCTCCACAAGCGCTTGCAAAAACAATTAAAGCGCAGCGGCTTGCTCCAGCATGGCCTGCCAGATGATCAAAACAAATGGCAACATTTTCTGCACCAAATCGACCTCTCGTACACCGGCACCAGTGACGCGCAATATTTATTGGAACGCTCACTGGAAGTGTCGTCGCAAGAAATGCGCAAACTGTACGACGATCTCAAGACCGAAACCGAACAACGCATCGAAGCGCTGCACAAGTCCGAGCAAAAAACCCGCTTCATGGCAAATATGAGCCACGAATTACGCACACCGATACACGGTATTTTGGGTTCTTTGGAAATCGTGAAAGACACAACGCTGGATCAGCGCCAGAAACTATTCGTCGACACCGCGTATGCCTCCTGCGAAGTCATGCTGGATGTGATTAACAATATTTTGGATTTTTCCAAACTCAAAGCGGGGGGTATTGAGCTGGAAATTATCGAGTTTTCCCCGCGTGAATTGGTGGAAAATATCAGCAGCATTATGTCGACGATGGCACAGGAGAAAAACCTCGAAGTCCAATGCTACATCCCCGAAAACATTCCTGAGCGCGTTCAAGGCGACCCGGCTCGCTTGCGGCAAATGTTGATGAATCTGGTGGGCAATGCCGTCAAATTCACCGAACGTGGCGAAGTCTATACCGGCTTGGAATTGCTGGAAATTCGCGATAATAAAGCCGTGTTACGCTTTGAAGTCCGTGATACTGGCATTGGCATTCCGCTTGCCATGCAAAAAAGCGTGTTTGAATCGTTTGTGCAGGTCGATGCCTCCATCAACCGGCGTTACGGCGGCACCGGCTTGGGTTTAACCATTGTGCGTGAATTTGCGGAAATGATGGGCGGTCGCCTTGGGCTGGAGAGCGTTCCCGGTCAGGGTACAACGTTCTGGTTTGAAATCACCGTCCCCATCACTGAAAATCATGCATTGGGCAATGCTAACTACCATTTGGAAGGCCGCCGCATTTTGGTGGTGGATGACAATGAAACCAATCGCCGGATTCTGGAAAATTACCTGCAAGCTTGGAAAGCCGAAGCCGTTATCGTCAGCAACGGGCATGACGCTTTGCACAAACTGGAAGAATCCATCACTCAACAACGACCAATCGACCTCATGTTGCTGGACTGGTTTATGCCGCAAATGGATGGCATCGCCCTCGCCAAAACCATCCGCAGTGATAGCCGCCATGACCAAACCCCGATTGTGATGCTCACCTCTTACGGCATTTCACTCGAAAAACAACAACAAGCGGGCGTGCAAGCCGCCGTTACCAAACCCGTGCGCTCCATCACCTTGCGGGATATATTGCTGGATACGTTACGACGTCACGCGCTTGATTATCAGCCTAAACCAACGGCTGCGCCCGCGCCAGCTTTCCCGAATATCGTTTTGAAATCCGTCACTTCGTTTCCACCGGCGATTTTGTTAGCCGAAGACAACTCCGTCAACGCGCTGATTGCCGTCACCATGTTGGAAAAGCTCGATATTCACGTGGATCACGTCACCACCGGCAAATCAGCACTCAAAGCCTTGCGCAATCGCCCTTACCAACTGGTGCTAATGGATATTAATATGCCAGAAATGGATGGCTACACCGCGACCCGCTACATCCGCAAATGGCAAAAAGAGGGCATTATCAAGCAACATATTCCAGTAATTGCCATGACTGCCAATGCACTCAAAGGCGACCGCGAACGCTGCCTAAAAATGGGTATGGATGATTATCTGGCAAAACCCGTCAAACAAGACGAGCTGCTCAAGGTTGTCGAACAATGGCTACAGCGGGACTGA
- the lnt gene encoding apolipoprotein N-acyltransferase — protein sequence MLSFRNSRESLSKIDYLLALLAGASMALAFAPLEWRVFAFFAPAVLFWLNLKALPTKQRLWLAWVFGVGMFAGGAHWIYVSIHFFGGANSLIAGLMVAIFVVIMALLLLVFGWLAAYTAHLPQAVRLLVAFPAIWVLTEWFRGWFLTGFPWLQLGSSQIDTWLAHYAPITGVLGVSWLVAVGAGALVLLVLGTLRERLIASVLAVVTVAGGFGLGQIRWTEPAGEPLFVSMLQGNVDQLTKWSREFRNDNIQAYLDLMDGDKYPNVESSHLVIWPETALADSFQQSDDVMLPLQDWAREAKVDVLVGGFHINRDTEAVYNAVMVVGGERDVEVSANTGEHVYAKQHLVPFSEYIPLLKYLRFLEHIVKLPYDNVTAWEGTNTLTVAGQPMRMSVCYEDAYAEEMIAGLPQATMLVNVSNDGWFTGSIEPAQHAEIARMRALETGRYLLRATNNGVSAIIDDKGKVTATAEPRIATVISGYATPMQGVTPYVQVGNWLIIPLMFILLGVPLLLLRGKFYS from the coding sequence ATGCTGTCTTTTCGTAATTCTCGTGAATCCCTTTCAAAAATTGATTACCTGCTGGCTTTGCTGGCAGGTGCATCAATGGCCTTGGCGTTCGCGCCGCTTGAGTGGCGTGTGTTTGCCTTTTTTGCCCCCGCCGTATTGTTTTGGCTGAATCTAAAAGCGTTGCCGACCAAGCAACGTTTGTGGTTGGCGTGGGTATTTGGGGTGGGGATGTTTGCCGGAGGTGCGCACTGGATTTATGTCAGTATCCACTTTTTTGGCGGGGCAAATTCCCTGATTGCTGGCTTAATGGTGGCAATTTTTGTGGTGATCATGGCGCTGTTGCTGCTGGTATTTGGCTGGTTGGCGGCGTATACCGCGCATTTGCCGCAAGCGGTGCGTTTACTGGTGGCATTTCCGGCGATTTGGGTGTTGACCGAATGGTTTCGTGGTTGGTTTTTAACGGGGTTTCCCTGGTTACAATTGGGTAGCAGCCAGATTGATACGTGGTTGGCACATTACGCGCCAATCACGGGTGTGTTGGGCGTCAGTTGGCTGGTCGCGGTGGGCGCGGGTGCATTGGTTTTGCTGGTGCTGGGAACCTTGCGTGAACGGTTGATTGCCAGCGTATTAGCGGTGGTCACGGTGGCGGGTGGTTTTGGTTTGGGGCAGATTCGTTGGACAGAACCCGCAGGAGAGCCGTTATTTGTCAGTATGTTGCAAGGCAATGTTGATCAGTTGACCAAGTGGTCACGCGAATTCCGCAATGACAATATCCAAGCGTATTTGGATTTAATGGATGGGGATAAGTACCCGAATGTCGAATCTTCTCACCTGGTGATTTGGCCGGAAACCGCGTTGGCGGATTCTTTTCAGCAATCCGACGACGTGATGTTACCGTTACAAGATTGGGCGCGTGAGGCAAAAGTTGATGTGTTGGTTGGTGGTTTCCACATTAATCGCGACACCGAGGCGGTGTATAACGCGGTGATGGTGGTGGGTGGTGAGCGTGATGTGGAAGTTTCCGCCAATACGGGTGAGCATGTGTACGCGAAGCAACACCTTGTGCCGTTTAGTGAATACATTCCGTTGTTGAAATACCTGCGCTTTTTGGAACATATCGTTAAATTGCCGTATGACAATGTGACGGCGTGGGAAGGCACGAATACCCTCACCGTTGCCGGGCAGCCGATGCGCATGTCGGTGTGTTACGAAGATGCGTATGCCGAAGAAATGATTGCCGGATTGCCGCAAGCGACCATGCTGGTGAATGTCAGTAATGATGGCTGGTTCACTGGCTCGATTGAGCCGGCACAACACGCGGAAATTGCGCGGATGCGGGCGTTGGAAACCGGGCGCTATTTGTTACGGGCTACCAATAACGGTGTCAGCGCGATTATTGATGATAAAGGCAAAGTGACCGCCACGGCAGAACCGCGCATTGCCACGGTGATCAGTGGTTACGCCACACCGATGCAAGGCGTAACCCCTTATGTGCAGGTTGGAAACTGGCTGATTATTCCATTGATGTTTATACTGTTAGGTGTTCCGTTGCTATTGTTGCGCGGCAAATTTTATTCATAG
- a CDS encoding PhoH family protein — MNLCGQFDQHLRQLEHRLGVELSNRGNLFQITGTPLTTQLTINLLHDLYRETVETVLSPESIHLFLQEANLDKVQANTGDDVRIRTKRGYIKPKGLAQSQYIQNIRTHDVTFGIGPAGTGKTWLAVACAVEALERDEVRRLVLVRPAVEAGERLGFLPGDLSQKIDPYLRPMYDALYEMMGVEKVNKLIERNVIEVAPLAYMRGRTLNDAFILLDEAQNTTTEQMKMFLTRLGFGSSAVITGDITQIDLPRHQTSGLRQAAEILEDVKGISFNWFSGRDVVRHKLVQKIVAAYEGFERDRAA, encoded by the coding sequence ATGAACTTGTGTGGTCAATTTGACCAACATTTGCGTCAATTAGAGCACCGTCTCGGCGTTGAACTGAGCAATCGTGGCAATTTGTTCCAGATTACCGGAACGCCGCTGACCACACAGTTAACCATCAATCTATTGCACGACCTTTATCGCGAAACGGTTGAAACCGTTCTCAGCCCGGAAAGCATTCATCTGTTCCTGCAAGAAGCCAATCTCGACAAGGTGCAAGCCAATACCGGCGATGATGTGCGCATCCGCACCAAGCGCGGTTACATCAAACCCAAGGGTTTAGCGCAAAGTCAGTACATCCAAAATATCCGCACCCACGATGTCACGTTTGGGATTGGCCCTGCGGGTACGGGCAAGACTTGGCTGGCAGTCGCCTGCGCAGTCGAAGCCTTGGAGCGTGATGAAGTGCGGCGTTTGGTGCTAGTACGTCCTGCGGTCGAAGCGGGGGAGCGTTTGGGTTTTTTGCCCGGTGATTTGTCGCAAAAAATCGACCCGTATTTGCGCCCCATGTATGACGCTTTGTACGAGATGATGGGTGTTGAAAAGGTTAATAAGCTGATTGAGCGCAATGTGATTGAAGTCGCGCCATTGGCTTATATGCGCGGGCGCACCTTGAATGATGCGTTTATTTTGCTGGATGAGGCGCAAAATACCACCACGGAACAAATGAAAATGTTCCTGACCCGCTTAGGGTTTGGCTCATCCGCCGTGATTACCGGCGATATTACGCAGATTGACTTACCCCGTCATCAAACGTCTGGCTTACGTCAAGCGGCTGAAATTCTTGAAGATGTTAAAGGCATTAGTTTTAACTGGTTCAGCGGGCGTGACGTGGTGCGGCACAAATTGGTGCAAAAGATTGTGGCAGCGTATGAAGGTTTTGAGCGGGATCGTGCTGCATGA
- a CDS encoding HlyC/CorC family transporter, with product MDDLQRANEKNLLPGETVGMLQGVLEFGALQVRDIMVPRSQINFIYHEDDFTDILARIAETEHSRYPVVDEDRDDLVGVLLAKDLLKYSGREAEFKIDDIIRPALIVPESQRLNRLLTEFRKTRNHMAVVIDEYAGISGLVTFEDVLEQIVGDIDDEHDDEEDISTNIQPQEDGRFIVEAMTPIDEFNETVGTAFDTEEFDTIAGIVIHELGKIPRQGEELVLMGWLFRVLRSDSRRILLLEVLPHTENSCSEEVPAL from the coding sequence ATGGACGATTTACAACGGGCTAACGAAAAAAACCTCCTGCCAGGGGAAACGGTGGGAATGTTGCAAGGCGTGCTGGAATTTGGTGCGCTTCAAGTGCGCGACATTATGGTGCCACGCTCACAAATCAACTTCATTTACCACGAAGATGATTTCACCGATATTCTCGCTCGCATTGCCGAAACCGAACATTCGCGCTATCCCGTGGTGGATGAAGACCGCGATGATTTGGTGGGGGTATTGCTGGCAAAAGATTTGCTCAAATACAGCGGGCGCGAAGCAGAGTTCAAAATTGATGACATTATCCGCCCTGCCTTAATTGTCCCCGAAAGCCAGCGTTTGAATCGCTTGCTGACCGAGTTCCGCAAAACCCGCAACCACATGGCGGTGGTCATCGACGAATACGCGGGTATTTCCGGCTTGGTAACGTTTGAAGACGTGCTGGAACAGATTGTCGGTGACATTGACGATGAGCACGATGACGAAGAAGACATTTCCACCAATATCCAGCCACAAGAAGACGGGCGTTTCATCGTCGAGGCCATGACCCCGATTGATGAATTCAACGAAACCGTCGGCACGGCATTCGATACCGAAGAATTCGATACGATTGCGGGAATTGTGATCCATGAGTTGGGTAAAATCCCGCGTCAAGGCGAGGAACTCGTGTTAATGGGTTGGTTATTCCGGGTGTTGCGCAGCGATTCGCGGCGTATTTTGTTGCTGGAAGTGTTGCCCCACACGGAAAATTCATGTTCTGAGGAAGTGCCTGCGTTATAA